The following are encoded together in the Gilvimarinus sp. DA14 genome:
- the fliP gene encoding flagellar type III secretion system pore protein FliP (The bacterial flagellar biogenesis protein FliP forms a type III secretion system (T3SS)-type pore required for flagellar assembly.), with amino-acid sequence MLSLFAPAGYAQDAEPAEDTSALAESVERGALPAIPGLPAFTVTTNDDGEQEYSVTLQILAIMTMLTFLPALLMMMTSFTRIIIVFAILRQALGLQQSPSNQILIGLSLFLTLFIMKPVLEDVNANALQPYIASEISAQQALAEASRPFHEFMLAQTRESDIALFVGIAGIEQIQTPEDTPFSILVPAFVTSELKTAFQIGFIIFIPFLVIDIVVASVLMAMGMMMLSPLIVSLPFKIMLFVLVDGWAMIIGTLAASFGV; translated from the coding sequence TTGTTAAGCCTCTTTGCGCCTGCGGGCTATGCCCAAGACGCTGAACCCGCAGAAGACACCAGTGCACTTGCCGAATCGGTAGAGCGGGGCGCTCTGCCGGCAATACCTGGTTTGCCTGCTTTTACTGTCACCACGAACGATGATGGTGAACAGGAGTACTCGGTAACACTGCAAATCCTTGCCATTATGACCATGCTGACGTTTTTGCCAGCACTGCTCATGATGATGACATCGTTCACTCGTATTATTATTGTTTTCGCGATTCTGCGGCAGGCGCTTGGCTTGCAGCAGTCTCCGTCTAACCAGATATTAATTGGGTTGTCTCTATTTTTAACGCTCTTTATTATGAAGCCTGTGTTAGAAGATGTGAACGCCAATGCGCTGCAACCTTACATAGCCAGCGAAATATCCGCACAGCAGGCGTTGGCCGAAGCGTCTCGCCCGTTTCACGAATTTATGCTTGCGCAAACACGCGAAAGTGACATCGCCTTGTTTGTAGGTATTGCCGGTATTGAGCAAATTCAAACACCGGAAGACACACCATTTTCCATTTTGGTCCCCGCTTTTGTTACCAGCGAGCTGAAAACCGCGTTTCAAATTGGTTTTATTATTTTTATCCCTTTTCTGGTCATTGATATCGTTGTCGCCAGCGTACTGATGGCCATGGGGATGATGATGCTCTCGCCGCTTATCGTTTCCTTGCCGTTTAAGATTATGCTATTTGTGCTGGTGGATGGTTGGGCCATGATTATCGGCACACTCGCGGCGAGCTTTGGAGTCTGA
- the flhA gene encoding flagellar biosynthesis protein FlhA: MAFSFGQINKTNSKAALLQLKGLGQGNIGIPILLIMLLGMMILPMPAFMLDAFFTFNIALSIVVLLVGVYALRPLDFAAFPTILLVATLLRLALNVASTRVVLLNGHEGGDAAGKVIQAFGEVVIGGNYAVGLVVFLILMIINFVVVTKGAGRISEVSARFTLDAMPGKQMAIDADLNAGLIDQEEARQRREDVASEADFYGAMDGASKFVRGDAIAGILILAINIIGGLSVGMVQHNLEFSDALEKYILLTIGDGLVAQIPSLMLSTATAILVTRVNSSQDMRSQVMSQMFDSPKALSIAAGMLFIMGVIPGMPHIAFLGLAILCAALAYYIYWRKQQPEAVEDDYFPSSGSGRSGATPTSPSPAPSGAQPPAALPPAENAELNWDDVQPVDVIGLEVGYRLIPMVDKSQGGALLGRIKGVRKKLSQEMGFLIPTVHIRDNLELAPNGYRISLMGVTAAEAEVHPDRELAINPGQVFGDLEGIKTKDPAFGLDAIWISAGQKEQAQTLGYTVVDASTVVATHLNQILHQHVHELLGHEDVQKLLDMLAKTSPKLVEELVPNTVNLNTLLRVLQNLLREKVAVKDIRTIAEALAGQSGKSQDPAALTAIARVALARQIVQSINGTAANLPVITLNPQLEQLLLSTVQQAQKAGADDSAFVEPALAEKLQRSLASAAQKQEMAGKPQVLLVAAPLRQMLVRFCRHSVPDMHVLAYTEVPDNKQITIDASVSADG, from the coding sequence ATGGCTTTTTCTTTCGGGCAGATCAATAAAACCAACAGCAAGGCTGCACTTTTGCAGCTGAAGGGCCTGGGGCAGGGCAATATCGGTATCCCGATTTTGCTGATTATGCTGCTGGGCATGATGATCCTGCCCATGCCAGCGTTTATGCTGGATGCATTCTTTACCTTCAATATCGCGCTTTCCATTGTTGTGCTTCTGGTGGGTGTGTACGCTTTGCGCCCGCTGGATTTTGCTGCCTTCCCGACTATTTTGCTGGTTGCGACACTGTTGCGCCTGGCTCTTAATGTCGCCTCCACGCGGGTTGTTTTGCTCAATGGCCATGAAGGCGGTGATGCGGCCGGTAAAGTGATCCAGGCTTTCGGTGAGGTGGTCATTGGTGGCAACTATGCTGTTGGTCTGGTGGTGTTTTTGATTCTAATGATCATTAATTTTGTGGTGGTTACCAAGGGCGCTGGGCGTATTTCTGAGGTGAGTGCGCGGTTTACCTTGGACGCGATGCCCGGTAAGCAAATGGCCATTGATGCCGACTTAAATGCCGGTTTAATTGATCAGGAAGAGGCCCGGCAGCGGCGTGAAGATGTTGCCAGCGAGGCCGACTTCTATGGCGCCATGGACGGTGCGAGCAAGTTCGTAAGAGGCGATGCGATTGCAGGCATCTTAATTTTGGCCATTAACATCATTGGCGGCCTGAGTGTCGGTATGGTGCAGCACAACCTCGAATTTAGTGATGCGCTGGAAAAATATATTCTTCTGACTATTGGTGACGGCCTGGTCGCACAAATTCCCTCGTTGATGCTGTCTACCGCTACGGCCATTTTGGTGACGCGGGTAAACAGCTCTCAGGACATGCGCTCGCAGGTTATGTCGCAGATGTTTGACTCACCCAAAGCGCTGAGTATTGCCGCTGGGATGCTGTTTATTATGGGCGTTATTCCCGGTATGCCGCACATCGCGTTTTTGGGGCTGGCAATTTTGTGTGCAGCATTGGCGTACTATATATATTGGCGCAAGCAGCAACCCGAAGCGGTTGAGGATGATTACTTTCCCAGTAGTGGTTCTGGACGCAGCGGCGCCACACCTACCTCCCCAAGCCCCGCACCGAGCGGTGCGCAGCCGCCAGCTGCCTTGCCTCCCGCCGAGAATGCCGAGCTTAACTGGGATGATGTCCAGCCTGTCGATGTGATCGGATTAGAGGTCGGTTACCGTCTTATTCCCATGGTAGACAAGTCTCAGGGTGGTGCTCTGCTGGGGCGTATTAAAGGCGTGCGCAAAAAGCTCTCTCAGGAAATGGGCTTTTTGATTCCTACAGTGCATATTCGCGATAATCTCGAGCTAGCCCCCAATGGTTATCGCATTAGCTTAATGGGCGTTACCGCCGCTGAAGCAGAAGTTCACCCGGATCGTGAGTTGGCGATCAACCCCGGCCAGGTATTTGGCGATTTAGAAGGCATCAAGACTAAAGATCCGGCCTTCGGCCTGGACGCCATCTGGATCAGCGCCGGGCAAAAAGAGCAGGCGCAAACTCTCGGCTATACCGTGGTTGATGCCAGCACGGTTGTCGCCACCCATCTCAATCAGATATTGCATCAGCATGTGCACGAACTGCTTGGCCATGAAGATGTGCAAAAGTTGCTGGATATGCTGGCTAAAACCTCTCCCAAACTGGTGGAAGAGTTGGTGCCCAATACAGTTAATTTAAACACTCTGCTGCGGGTTCTGCAGAACCTTTTACGAGAGAAAGTCGCGGTTAAGGATATCCGCACGATCGCCGAAGCTTTGGCGGGGCAGTCGGGTAAGAGTCAAGATCCCGCCGCCCTAACCGCCATCGCAAGGGTAGCCCTAGCCCGGCAAATCGTGCAGAGCATCAATGGTACCGCGGCGAATCTGCCTGTTATTACGTTAAACCCTCAATTGGAACAGTTGTTGCTGAGTACTGTTCAGCAGGCACAGAAAGCTGGCGCAGATGACAGCGCATTTGTCGAGCCGGCGCTGGCAGAGAAGCTGCAACGCTCTTTGGCGAGTGCTGCGCAAAAGCAGGAGATGGCTGGCAAGCCACAAGTTCTGTTGGTGGCGGCGCCGCTGCGACAAATGCTGGTACGTTTTTGCCGCCACAGTGTGCCCGATATGCATGTACTGGCTTATACCGAAGTGCCGGATAACAAACAGATCACGATAGACGCCTCGGTCAGTGCCGATGGCTAG
- the fliN gene encoding flagellar motor switch protein FliN, producing MANDDIENNDDSELDQDAMADEWAAAMQEQEAIDDSAEQSDETDMASAMALNELESEGAPREVGPELDLILDIPVSISMEVGSTSITIRNLLQLNQGSVIELDRLAGEPLDVRVNGTLIAHGEVVVVNEKFGIRMTDVISPSERIKKLR from the coding sequence ATGGCAAATGATGATATCGAGAATAATGACGATTCAGAACTGGATCAAGATGCCATGGCGGACGAGTGGGCCGCAGCCATGCAAGAACAAGAAGCGATTGATGATTCGGCCGAGCAGTCGGATGAGACGGATATGGCCAGTGCAATGGCGCTGAATGAGCTGGAAAGCGAAGGTGCCCCGCGTGAGGTTGGGCCCGAGCTGGATTTGATTCTGGATATTCCGGTGAGTATTTCCATGGAGGTTGGCAGCACGTCCATCACCATTCGTAATCTGTTACAGCTCAACCAAGGCTCTGTCATTGAGTTGGATCGTCTTGCCGGGGAGCCGTTGGATGTACGAGTCAATGGCACTTTAATTGCCCATGGCGAAGTTGTAGTGGTGAATGAGAAATTTGGTATTCGCATGACCGATGTTATCAGCCCCTCTGAACGTATCAAGAAGCTGCGCTAG
- a CDS encoding RNA polymerase sigma factor FliA has translation MYSEARVQGNDIQVEEYAGLVKRIAHHMMLKMPASVQVDDLIQAGMIGLLEASQKYDGAKGASFETYAGIRIRGAIVDEMRRGDWAPRSVHRNARRVSDAIAKVEAREGRDAEDAEVAAELEVELDEYHAMLRDANSSRLFSYEETFADDASASLAGEGSDFINPQEGVARDSLKQSLAEAITQLPEREKMVLALYYDEELNLKEIGQILGVSESRVSQIHSQAASRLRARMADWRTED, from the coding sequence ATGTACAGTGAAGCGCGAGTGCAGGGCAATGACATACAAGTCGAGGAATACGCCGGTTTGGTTAAGCGTATTGCCCATCATATGATGTTAAAAATGCCCGCCAGCGTACAGGTGGATGATTTGATTCAAGCTGGAATGATCGGCTTGTTAGAAGCCTCGCAAAAGTATGATGGCGCCAAAGGCGCGAGCTTTGAAACCTATGCCGGTATTCGAATCCGCGGCGCCATTGTGGACGAAATGCGACGTGGCGATTGGGCGCCGCGCTCGGTACACCGCAATGCCCGCAGGGTCAGCGATGCCATCGCCAAGGTCGAGGCGCGCGAGGGGCGCGATGCTGAAGACGCTGAGGTGGCTGCCGAGCTGGAGGTGGAGCTCGACGAATACCATGCGATGCTTCGCGACGCCAACTCCAGCCGTCTGTTTAGCTACGAAGAAACGTTTGCTGATGATGCCAGCGCTTCACTCGCCGGGGAAGGGAGCGATTTTATAAATCCCCAGGAGGGGGTCGCCCGAGATAGCCTTAAGCAATCCCTCGCCGAGGCAATCACCCAGCTGCCAGAGCGAGAGAAAATGGTATTGGCTCTGTATTATGACGAAGAGCTTAACCTGAAAGAGATTGGTCAAATTTTGGGCGTTAGCGAGTCGCGGGTAAGTCAAATTCACTCTCAAGCCGCTAGCCGGCTACGCGCTCGCATGGCCGATTGGCGAACAGAAGATTGA
- the flhB gene encoding flagellar biosynthesis protein FlhB, whose product MAEGEDSSQEKTEEPSARKLEKAREDGQIPRSRDLTTTFILLAGAIGLAVFGEMIGSAMAGLSINNFTLSRNEAFDTEAMFAHLVSSFYDGLMALVPLMVMLLLASVVGPIALGGWLLSAKAMAPKASRMNPLAGLKRMFSVKALVELGKSLAKVTIVMVVAMAALFYWQQDMLQLAAQETEVGVVESLQISAYATIAMAAVTLLVAAIDVPFQIWDHVKKLKMSHQELKDEHKDTEGKPEVKGRIRQLQREMAQRRMMSQVPEADVVITNPTHYSVALKYDPENMGTPILLAKGVDHTALKIREIAGAHRIEVIQSPMLARSIYHTTDIDEEIPAGLYMAVAQVLAYVFGLRNYRRGQGEKPTYPRNISVPRDLQFD is encoded by the coding sequence ATGGCCGAAGGTGAAGACAGCAGTCAGGAAAAAACGGAAGAACCCAGTGCGAGGAAACTGGAAAAAGCCCGCGAGGATGGGCAAATTCCTCGTTCACGTGATCTTACTACTACATTTATTCTACTCGCCGGAGCCATAGGTCTGGCCGTTTTTGGTGAAATGATCGGCAGCGCTATGGCGGGGCTGTCAATCAATAACTTCACTCTGTCACGAAACGAAGCTTTCGATACCGAGGCGATGTTTGCTCACTTAGTCAGTTCTTTCTACGACGGTTTAATGGCGCTGGTGCCATTAATGGTAATGCTACTGCTCGCATCAGTGGTTGGGCCGATTGCCTTAGGTGGCTGGCTGCTCAGTGCTAAGGCTATGGCTCCCAAAGCCAGCAGGATGAATCCGCTCGCCGGGCTCAAGCGCATGTTTTCAGTCAAGGCATTGGTTGAACTGGGTAAATCGCTGGCCAAGGTGACCATAGTGATGGTGGTGGCCATGGCAGCTTTATTCTACTGGCAGCAAGATATGCTACAGCTGGCCGCTCAAGAGACCGAAGTTGGTGTGGTTGAATCTTTGCAAATCAGCGCGTATGCCACCATTGCGATGGCTGCGGTTACCTTGCTGGTAGCCGCTATTGATGTCCCATTTCAGATATGGGATCACGTAAAAAAGCTGAAAATGTCCCATCAGGAATTAAAAGACGAGCATAAGGACACCGAGGGCAAACCCGAGGTGAAAGGCCGCATAAGGCAATTGCAGCGCGAAATGGCGCAGCGGCGCATGATGTCGCAAGTGCCCGAGGCCGACGTTGTGATCACCAACCCGACTCACTATTCGGTCGCGCTTAAATACGACCCGGAGAATATGGGAACCCCAATCTTGCTCGCCAAGGGGGTAGATCACACCGCGCTAAAAATTCGCGAAATAGCTGGCGCTCACCGTATCGAGGTCATCCAGTCGCCCATGCTGGCCCGCTCTATTTATCACACAACCGATATTGATGAGGAGATCCCCGCTGGACTCTATATGGCTGTCGCTCAGGTGTTGGCCTATGTATTTGGTCTACGCAACTACCGCCGCGGCCAGGGGGAAAAGCCGACCTATCCGCGTAATATTTCCGTGCCCCGCGATCTGCAGTTTGATTAA
- a CDS encoding protein phosphatase CheZ translates to MTSEIQEQDNSLFVKELQESASLLVEKLQGDDFDEASRLIQAIMESRDKHLYQSVGRLTRGLHNAIVNFNVDGDLSKEPPDIERSEIRDATDRLKYVIDLTQKAADKTMDMVEEAAPIAMNLGQEANALRGEWSRLQSGEMSAEEFRSLYTRMDDFLGQMESGTETLGHNLQEIILEQGFQDLTGQVLKRVMGLIEEVEQDLVSLVRIAGQVEEITGLHLEADKEGKTKVVDNKSSGEGPQINADKADVVSNQDEVDDLLSSLGF, encoded by the coding sequence ATGACTTCTGAGATTCAAGAGCAAGACAACAGCCTGTTTGTCAAAGAGCTGCAAGAAAGTGCCAGCTTGCTGGTGGAAAAGCTACAGGGCGATGACTTTGACGAGGCCTCCCGGCTAATCCAGGCCATTATGGAGTCTCGCGATAAGCATCTGTATCAGTCAGTAGGGCGGCTGACTCGTGGTTTGCACAATGCCATTGTCAACTTCAACGTGGATGGGGATTTAAGCAAAGAGCCGCCGGATATAGAGCGCTCAGAAATTCGCGATGCCACCGATCGACTTAAATACGTTATCGACTTAACACAAAAAGCCGCTGACAAAACCATGGACATGGTCGAGGAGGCTGCTCCTATCGCTATGAACCTTGGGCAAGAGGCTAATGCTCTGCGCGGTGAATGGTCTCGTCTACAAAGCGGTGAGATGAGTGCGGAAGAGTTTCGCAGTCTGTACACCCGTATGGATGATTTTCTCGGGCAAATGGAAAGCGGCACCGAAACCCTAGGGCACAATCTGCAGGAAATTATTCTCGAGCAAGGTTTTCAGGATTTAACCGGGCAGGTACTGAAGCGTGTCATGGGGCTGATAGAAGAGGTCGAACAAGATCTGGTCAGCCTGGTGAGAATTGCTGGGCAGGTTGAAGAAATTACAGGTTTGCACCTTGAGGCCGATAAAGAAGGAAAGACAAAGGTTGTCGACAATAAAAGCAGCGGCGAAGGCCCGCAGATTAATGCGGATAAAGCCGATGTAGTCTCCAATCAGGACGAAGTAGACGACTTGCTTTCCAGTCTCGGTTTTTAG
- the flhF gene encoding flagellar biosynthesis protein FlhF, which produces MQVKRFVAKDMRRALEMVRQALGEEAIIHSSRRVKDGVELLTSVAGSTFTEPKPTPEVESAPSSAPPSESPAPVQTGRDIAAQIELASQRLAARELAEASADEYLRKDQVVNAGIRVRSAVAQTPTSLPTAAPEADRPRTAQTAAERYGLAEPLAQSKSSDDIELLHEEIAQMRLILEEQLGRLGAAARGPGSKQTSAIGQRLERMGFSAKVADATLRRPLNNRMLAKAWPEAMARLAHAIPVMDEDITANGGVFAFVGPTGAGKTTTVAKLAARYVMEHGADKVALVTNDTQRLGGQDQLRSIARILQVPLRVVDENNSLSAVLRSLRNCELVLIDTAGLRAGDPALKTGMQELANIRSVQSLLVLPANSQAQVLKAALHSYQTAALTACIITKLDEAASLGEAVDCAMQARLPIAYTCDGQEVPYDIEQARGHKLISKAAQLIQQSSSRQAVNG; this is translated from the coding sequence ATGCAGGTTAAACGCTTTGTTGCCAAAGATATGCGCAGGGCCTTGGAAATGGTGCGCCAAGCACTCGGGGAAGAGGCCATTATCCATTCTAGCCGTCGCGTGAAAGACGGGGTGGAACTGCTAACCAGCGTGGCAGGCTCCACTTTTACTGAACCCAAACCTACGCCTGAAGTTGAATCTGCGCCCAGCAGTGCGCCGCCGAGTGAAAGTCCAGCGCCGGTGCAAACCGGGCGAGATATTGCCGCGCAGATCGAGCTTGCCAGCCAGCGCTTGGCTGCGCGCGAGCTGGCCGAAGCATCGGCCGATGAATATTTGCGCAAAGATCAGGTGGTGAATGCGGGCATCCGGGTGCGTTCTGCCGTAGCGCAAACGCCAACCTCACTTCCGACCGCCGCTCCCGAAGCTGACCGGCCTCGCACTGCTCAGACAGCCGCTGAACGATATGGACTGGCCGAGCCCTTGGCGCAGAGCAAAAGCAGCGATGACATCGAACTTCTGCACGAAGAGATTGCTCAGATGCGTCTGATTCTCGAAGAGCAGTTAGGGCGTCTGGGTGCGGCTGCCCGTGGCCCGGGCAGTAAGCAAACCAGCGCCATCGGGCAGCGCTTGGAACGCATGGGGTTTTCGGCCAAAGTCGCTGATGCCACCCTGCGCCGCCCTCTGAATAACCGCATGCTGGCTAAAGCTTGGCCTGAGGCGATGGCAAGGCTGGCGCATGCTATTCCGGTTATGGATGAAGACATTACCGCAAACGGTGGCGTGTTTGCCTTTGTGGGGCCGACAGGTGCCGGCAAAACCACTACTGTAGCCAAGTTAGCGGCGCGGTATGTGATGGAGCATGGCGCTGACAAAGTCGCGCTGGTCACCAATGATACCCAGCGTTTAGGCGGGCAGGACCAATTGCGTTCCATTGCCCGTATTCTTCAGGTGCCGCTGCGGGTAGTGGATGAAAACAATAGCCTGTCTGCAGTATTGCGAAGCCTGCGCAATTGTGAGTTGGTGTTGATTGATACCGCTGGTCTTCGTGCGGGGGATCCCGCACTCAAAACCGGTATGCAAGAGCTCGCGAATATTCGCTCTGTGCAAAGTCTTTTAGTGCTGCCTGCAAACAGTCAGGCTCAGGTCTTAAAAGCGGCTTTGCACTCCTATCAGACGGCGGCACTGACGGCCTGTATTATTACAAAGCTAGATGAAGCTGCTAGCTTGGGGGAAGCGGTGGATTGCGCTATGCAAGCGAGGCTGCCAATAGCCTATACTTGCGATGGGCAAGAAGTGCCTTACGATATTGAACAGGCACGCGGCCACAAGTTAATCAGCAAAGCCGCTCAGCTGATACAGCAGAGCAGTAGCCGGCAGGCCGTTAATGGTTAG
- the fliR gene encoding flagellar biosynthetic protein FliR, which yields MEALALSDDQLMRFMAQYVWPMFRIAALFMAAPVIGARTVTARVRVLLALFVTMLVAPMLPEPPAVDFLSLDALVIIAKEVVIGLALGFAFQVAMHIFVLSGQLVAMKMGLGFASMNDPSNGISVTVLSQFYLLLSTVLFLIFDGHLLMIGLIVASFTSMPMGGEGLGATEFVQIASLGSWMFSAALVFVLPLFTALLVINMAFGVMNRSAPQINVFTVGFPITLIFGLFFMWVSLVAFLPYFEQVFADTASIGRLLMRLN from the coding sequence ATGGAAGCTTTGGCGCTATCAGACGATCAGCTGATGCGTTTTATGGCGCAGTACGTATGGCCCATGTTCCGTATTGCTGCGTTATTTATGGCGGCCCCTGTGATTGGCGCGAGGACGGTTACAGCGCGGGTGCGGGTGCTATTAGCTCTGTTTGTCACTATGCTGGTGGCGCCCATGCTGCCAGAGCCACCAGCGGTCGACTTTTTGAGTCTGGACGCGCTCGTGATTATCGCCAAAGAGGTGGTTATTGGTCTCGCTCTCGGCTTTGCCTTTCAAGTGGCGATGCATATCTTCGTGCTCTCGGGACAGTTGGTCGCAATGAAGATGGGCTTGGGGTTTGCCTCTATGAATGACCCGTCTAACGGCATCTCGGTGACGGTGCTGTCGCAGTTTTATTTGCTTTTGTCCACGGTGTTGTTTTTGATCTTTGATGGACACTTGCTGATGATTGGGCTGATCGTAGCCAGTTTTACCAGCATGCCCATGGGCGGCGAGGGGCTTGGTGCAACAGAGTTTGTTCAAATTGCCAGCTTGGGTAGCTGGATGTTCAGCGCGGCGCTGGTATTTGTATTGCCGTTATTTACCGCGCTTTTAGTGATTAATATGGCGTTTGGGGTGATGAACCGTTCGGCACCGCAAATCAACGTGTTTACGGTGGGCTTTCCTATCACGCTTATTTTTGGTCTCTTTTTTATGTGGGTCAGCCTGGTAGCGTTTTTGCCTTATTTTGAACAAGTGTTTGCCGACACGGCCTCCATTGGCCGCTTGTTAATGAGGCTCAATTAA
- the cheY gene encoding chemotaxis response regulator CheY — protein sequence MDKNMKILIVDDFSTMRRIIKNLLRDLGFTNTHEADDGVTALPMLKSGGFDFLVTDWNMPGMSGIDLLKAVRADEKLASLPVLMVTAEAKRDQIVEAAQAGVNGYVVKPFTAAALKEKIEKIFERVG from the coding sequence TTGGATAAGAACATGAAAATTCTCATTGTCGACGATTTTTCGACAATGCGACGGATTATTAAAAACCTGTTACGAGATTTGGGCTTCACCAACACCCACGAGGCAGACGACGGCGTCACTGCACTGCCTATGCTGAAAAGCGGTGGATTTGATTTTTTGGTCACGGATTGGAACATGCCGGGCATGAGCGGTATTGATCTTCTCAAAGCGGTGCGAGCGGATGAAAAGCTTGCCTCTTTGCCGGTATTAATGGTGACCGCAGAAGCAAAAAGGGACCAGATTGTCGAGGCCGCCCAAGCAGGCGTGAACGGCTATGTGGTGAAGCCTTTTACCGCGGCCGCACTAAAAGAAAAGATCGAGAAAATATTCGAACGGGTGGGTTGA
- a CDS encoding MinD/ParA family protein: MSQSRPVQVIAVSGGKGGVGKSNISVNLSIALAQLRRRVVLMDADLGLANIDVLLGLSPQYTLADVLAGERSLQEVLMTGPGGIKIVPAASGVQRMAELSAQEHAGLISAFSDLSDQVDILVIDTAAGISDTVLSFVRAANETLVVVCDEPSSITDAYALIKLLNKEYDLQRFRVVANMTRTSAEGQQMFSKLNTVCERFLDVTLQYVGQIPFDESVRKAVQRRQALLEFAPNCKASQALRELANKVDAWPLPSAPTGRLEFFVERLLQAAVSEY, from the coding sequence ATGAGCCAAAGTCGCCCCGTACAGGTAATTGCAGTCTCTGGAGGAAAGGGGGGCGTAGGGAAAAGCAATATTTCCGTTAATCTCAGCATTGCCTTAGCGCAATTGCGTCGTCGGGTGGTATTGATGGACGCCGACTTGGGGCTGGCCAATATCGATGTGCTGCTGGGCTTATCGCCACAATATACCCTGGCTGATGTGTTAGCCGGTGAGCGCTCTTTGCAAGAAGTACTTATGACAGGACCCGGGGGTATTAAAATAGTTCCTGCTGCCTCGGGCGTGCAGCGCATGGCTGAGCTGAGCGCACAGGAGCACGCGGGGTTGATCAGCGCGTTCAGTGACCTGAGTGATCAGGTGGACATATTAGTGATTGATACGGCAGCCGGTATTTCCGATACCGTGCTCAGCTTTGTGCGTGCGGCCAACGAAACCCTTGTGGTGGTATGCGATGAACCCTCTTCGATTACCGACGCCTACGCGCTGATAAAGCTGTTAAATAAAGAGTATGACCTGCAGCGTTTTCGGGTGGTAGCAAATATGACGCGCACCAGTGCCGAGGGGCAGCAGATGTTCAGCAAGCTCAACACTGTGTGCGAGCGGTTTCTCGATGTTACCTTACAATATGTAGGCCAAATCCCTTTTGACGAGTCAGTTCGTAAGGCTGTGCAGCGCCGCCAAGCGCTGCTTGAATTTGCCCCTAATTGCAAAGCCTCACAGGCGTTGCGGGAGCTGGCAAACAAGGTAGACGCCTGGCCGTTGCCCTCGGCACCAACCGGGCGATTAGAGTTTTTTGTCGAGCGGCTGCTACAGGCGGCGGTTTCGGAGTATTGA
- the fliQ gene encoding flagellar biosynthesis protein FliQ: MTPEIALSLFADGLYLTVLMVLVIVGPSLIVGLVVSMFQAATQINEQTLSFLPRLIVMLVTIMIAGPWMVSELMDYFDRLFNSIPGLIG, translated from the coding sequence ATGACACCCGAGATCGCGCTGAGTTTGTTTGCCGATGGGTTATACCTGACTGTATTGATGGTTCTGGTGATTGTCGGTCCCAGTTTGATTGTGGGCCTGGTGGTCAGTATGTTTCAGGCCGCCACGCAAATTAATGAGCAAACCCTCAGTTTTTTACCACGTTTAATCGTAATGTTGGTAACTATCATGATTGCAGGGCCCTGGATGGTGTCAGAGCTGATGGATTATTTTGATCGGCTGTTTAACAGTATTCCGGGATTAATTGGCTGA
- the fliO gene encoding flagellar biosynthetic protein FliO — translation MQAGTAAQLFSVFMGLAAVIGLIFVLAWLVRRTGNGWVRSNNLKIVASLALGTRERLMLVDVGGTQILLGVTAHSVNQLHVFAEPVVKEGETSSPEFAAKLAEFLPQKREKNNDSGTGNL, via the coding sequence ATGCAAGCCGGAACAGCCGCACAGTTGTTTTCGGTTTTTATGGGATTAGCCGCGGTTATTGGGCTTATTTTTGTGCTCGCCTGGCTTGTAAGGCGTACCGGCAACGGCTGGGTCAGGTCCAATAATCTAAAAATTGTTGCCAGCCTTGCTCTTGGCACACGTGAAAGATTAATGCTGGTGGATGTCGGCGGAACGCAAATACTCTTAGGCGTGACCGCGCACTCGGTTAATCAGTTACACGTGTTTGCCGAACCTGTTGTAAAAGAGGGGGAGACATCTAGCCCAGAGTTTGCCGCCAAACTGGCAGAATTTCTACCGCAGAAACGAGAAAAGAATAATGACTCCGGTACCGGCAATCTCTAG